In Mycobacteriales bacterium, the following are encoded in one genomic region:
- the ftsZ gene encoding cell division protein FtsZ, with amino-acid sequence MTPPQNYLAIIKVVGIGGGGVNAVNRMIEVGLKGVEFIAINTDAQALLMSDADVKLDVGRELTRGLGAGADPDVGRQAAEDHSEEIEEVLKGADMVFVTAGEGGGTGTGGAPVVASIARKLGALTIGVVTRPFTFEGKRRATAAEDGIDGLRNECDTLIVIPNDRLLQISDASVSVMDAFKSADQVLLSGVQGITDLITTPGLINLDFADVKSVMSGAGSALMGIGNARGDNRAVTAAEMAVASPLLEASMDGAHGVLLSISGGSDLGLFEINESASLVANAAHPDANIIFGAVIDDALGDEVRVTVIAAGFDGGAPTYKKAEPARQARPESSAAVAGSSTTGSAGSTAAAPAAEPAAPRTGGAAPSPHAAPAATPNPAPAPAGNVGRAVGRRAVEFEDELDVPDFLKS; translated from the coding sequence ATGACCCCTCCGCAGAACTACCTCGCGATCATCAAGGTCGTCGGAATCGGCGGCGGCGGCGTCAACGCCGTCAACCGGATGATCGAGGTCGGGCTCAAGGGTGTCGAGTTCATCGCGATCAACACCGACGCGCAGGCGCTGCTGATGAGCGACGCCGACGTCAAGCTGGACGTGGGCCGGGAGCTGACCCGGGGCCTCGGCGCGGGCGCCGACCCCGACGTGGGCCGGCAGGCCGCCGAGGACCACAGCGAGGAGATCGAGGAGGTGCTCAAGGGCGCCGACATGGTCTTCGTGACCGCGGGCGAGGGCGGCGGCACCGGGACCGGCGGGGCGCCGGTCGTGGCCAGTATCGCCCGCAAGCTCGGCGCACTCACGATCGGCGTCGTGACCCGTCCGTTCACCTTCGAGGGCAAGCGGCGGGCGACCGCGGCCGAGGACGGCATCGACGGACTGCGCAACGAGTGCGACACGCTGATCGTGATCCCCAACGACCGGCTGCTGCAGATCAGCGACGCGTCCGTCAGCGTCATGGACGCGTTCAAGAGCGCCGACCAGGTGCTGCTCTCCGGTGTCCAGGGCATCACCGACCTGATCACCACACCGGGCCTGATCAACCTCGACTTCGCCGACGTGAAGTCGGTGATGAGCGGGGCCGGCTCGGCGCTGATGGGTATCGGCAACGCGCGCGGCGACAACCGCGCCGTCACCGCGGCCGAGATGGCGGTCGCCAGCCCGCTGCTCGAAGCCAGCATGGACGGGGCGCACGGTGTGCTGCTGTCCATCTCCGGCGGTTCCGACCTCGGACTGTTCGAGATCAACGAGTCCGCATCGCTGGTCGCGAATGCGGCACATCCCGACGCCAACATCATCTTCGGTGCCGTGATCGACGACGCCCTTGGTGACGAGGTACGGGTCACGGTGATCGCGGCCGGGTTCGACGGCGGTGCCCCGACCTACAAGAAGGCCGAACCCGCCCGCCAGGCCCGTCCGGAGAGTTCCGCGGCCGTCGCCGGATCGTCGACGACCGGGTCGGCCGGGTCCACCGCGGCCGCCCCGGCTGCGGAGCCGGCGGCTCCGCGCACCGGAGGGGCGGCGCCGTCGCCCCACGCGGCGCCGGCCGCGACGCCCAATCCGGCACCGGCGCCGGCGGGCAACGTCGGCCGGGCGGTCGGCCGCCGGGCCGTGGAATTCGAGGACGAACTCGACGTCCCCGACTTCCTCAAGTCCTGA
- the ileS gene encoding isoleucine--tRNA ligase — protein sequence MPGYQPLPAHVDLAALDRDVIAQWRAGKVFRRSLEQTAQGPTWTFYEGPPTANGMPGTHHVEARVFKDVFPRFKTMKGYHVPRMAGWDCHGLPVELAVEKELGFTGKPDIEAYGIAEFNAKCRENVQRHVDVFEAMSERMGYWADYDNAYWTMRPDYVESVWWALKQIFDKGLLVEDYRVTPYCPRCGTGLSDHEVAQGYEEVTDPSVYVRFPLTSGPWAGRADLLVWTTTPWTLVSNVSVAVNPDVTYALARSGEETLVVAEALVGKLLGDDAEVLATCTGRELERWRYRRPFDYVPLENANIVVLADYVTTDDGSGLVHQAPAFGADDMASGRAYGLPVVNPIGRDGHFEPELPVVGGVFFKDADELLVADLKARGLLFRHVPYTHSYPHCWRCHTPLMYYALPSWYVRTTAIKDRLLAENERTTWYPDRIKHGRYGDWLNNNIDWALSRDRFWGTPLPVWRNDADPSRMVCVGSLAELQELSGVDLADPHRPFVDEVTFTRDGEEGTYRRVPQVIDAWFDSGAMPFAQFGAPYRNADIARASYPADFICEAIDQTRGWFYSLMAIGTLVNDENAYRTVLCLGHILAEDGRKMSKHLGNILEPIPLMERHGADAVRWFMLCTGSPWSSRRVGHKVLDEIASRVLRTYWSVASFQSLYARANRWETGQSGEPTVLDRWARSGVHRLAAEVDAALEDFDTARAGRALSAYIDDLSNWYVRRSRRRFWDGDPAALSTLHECLRMLTLLLAPFVPFVTERVWSALFATTGSGDSVHLAEWPQADPRAIDDDVAAQVALVRRLVELGRSARADSKVKVRQPLSRALISAPGWGRIPRDLVDQVRDELNVVELASLADADELVEVAVKPNFRELGRRFGKRTQAVASAIQQADVGAFVAAYRNGTAAVEVDGEPVPIGGDEVVVSETPRSGWAVASAGPDTVALDLELTHELRLLGLVRDVVRFVQDARKNAGFEVTDRIALHWRVGGSPEPAEAVRRHAGQLAAEVLATSVDEGAPASPEGYEVAEDDDLGLTIWLRRTTPS from the coding sequence GTGCCCGGCTACCAGCCGCTTCCGGCCCACGTCGATCTGGCCGCTCTCGACCGCGACGTCATCGCGCAATGGCGCGCAGGCAAGGTCTTCCGGCGCAGCCTCGAGCAGACCGCGCAGGGTCCGACCTGGACGTTCTACGAAGGTCCGCCGACGGCCAACGGCATGCCCGGCACGCATCACGTGGAGGCGCGTGTCTTCAAGGATGTCTTCCCCCGGTTCAAGACCATGAAGGGCTACCACGTCCCCCGCATGGCCGGCTGGGACTGCCACGGCCTGCCCGTCGAGCTCGCCGTCGAGAAGGAACTCGGCTTCACCGGTAAGCCGGATATCGAGGCCTACGGCATCGCGGAGTTCAACGCGAAGTGCCGCGAGAACGTCCAGCGGCACGTCGACGTGTTCGAGGCGATGAGCGAGCGGATGGGCTACTGGGCCGACTACGACAACGCCTACTGGACGATGCGGCCGGATTACGTCGAGTCGGTCTGGTGGGCGCTGAAGCAGATCTTCGACAAGGGCCTGCTGGTCGAGGACTACCGGGTCACGCCGTACTGCCCGCGGTGCGGGACGGGACTGTCCGACCATGAGGTGGCGCAGGGCTACGAGGAGGTCACCGATCCCTCGGTGTATGTGCGGTTTCCGCTGACGTCCGGCCCGTGGGCCGGACGGGCCGACCTCCTCGTGTGGACGACGACGCCGTGGACGCTCGTGTCGAACGTGTCGGTCGCGGTCAACCCGGACGTCACCTACGCGCTAGCGCGGTCCGGCGAAGAAACGCTCGTCGTCGCGGAGGCGCTGGTCGGCAAGCTCCTCGGTGACGACGCCGAGGTGCTCGCCACCTGCACCGGACGCGAGCTCGAACGCTGGCGTTACCGGCGCCCGTTCGACTACGTACCACTCGAGAACGCCAACATCGTCGTCCTCGCCGACTACGTCACCACCGACGACGGTTCGGGCCTCGTCCACCAGGCGCCGGCGTTCGGCGCCGACGACATGGCGTCGGGCCGGGCTTACGGGCTCCCCGTGGTCAACCCGATCGGGCGGGACGGGCACTTCGAGCCGGAACTTCCGGTCGTCGGCGGTGTCTTCTTCAAGGACGCCGACGAACTCCTGGTCGCGGACCTGAAGGCGCGTGGACTGCTGTTCCGGCACGTCCCCTACACGCACAGCTATCCGCACTGCTGGCGCTGCCACACCCCGCTGATGTACTACGCGCTGCCGTCCTGGTACGTCCGCACCACCGCGATCAAGGACCGGCTGCTCGCGGAGAACGAACGCACCACGTGGTACCCCGACCGCATCAAGCACGGCCGATACGGCGACTGGCTGAACAACAACATCGACTGGGCGCTGTCGCGCGACCGGTTCTGGGGGACGCCGTTGCCGGTCTGGCGCAACGACGCCGACCCGTCCCGCATGGTGTGCGTGGGCTCGCTGGCCGAACTGCAGGAACTGTCCGGCGTGGACCTGGCCGATCCGCACCGTCCGTTCGTCGACGAAGTCACGTTCACCCGCGACGGCGAGGAAGGGACCTACCGGCGGGTGCCGCAGGTGATCGATGCGTGGTTCGACTCGGGCGCGATGCCGTTCGCGCAGTTCGGCGCGCCGTACCGCAACGCCGACATCGCGCGCGCCTCGTACCCGGCCGACTTCATCTGCGAGGCGATCGACCAGACGCGCGGCTGGTTCTACTCGTTGATGGCGATCGGGACACTCGTCAACGACGAGAACGCCTACCGCACGGTGCTCTGCCTCGGCCACATCCTCGCCGAGGACGGCCGCAAGATGAGTAAGCACCTCGGCAACATCCTCGAGCCGATCCCGCTGATGGAACGGCACGGCGCCGACGCGGTGCGCTGGTTCATGCTCTGCACCGGCTCGCCGTGGTCGTCGCGGCGGGTCGGGCACAAGGTGCTCGACGAGATCGCGTCCAGGGTGCTGCGCACCTACTGGTCGGTGGCGTCCTTCCAGTCGCTGTACGCGCGCGCGAACCGTTGGGAGACAGGGCAATCCGGCGAGCCGACGGTGCTCGACCGGTGGGCACGCTCCGGGGTGCACCGGCTCGCCGCCGAGGTGGACGCGGCGCTGGAGGACTTCGACACCGCCCGCGCCGGGCGGGCCCTGAGCGCCTACATCGACGACCTGTCCAACTGGTACGTACGCCGGTCGCGGCGCCGGTTCTGGGACGGCGACCCGGCCGCGCTCTCGACGCTGCACGAGTGCCTGCGGATGCTGACGCTGCTGCTGGCGCCGTTCGTGCCGTTCGTGACCGAGCGGGTGTGGTCGGCGCTGTTCGCGACGACCGGGTCCGGTGACTCGGTCCACCTGGCCGAGTGGCCACAGGCCGATCCCCGGGCGATCGACGACGACGTCGCTGCGCAGGTCGCGCTGGTGCGCCGGCTGGTCGAGCTCGGGCGCTCGGCGCGGGCCGACTCGAAGGTCAAGGTCCGCCAGCCGCTGTCGCGCGCGCTGATCTCTGCCCCCGGCTGGGGACGGATTCCGCGCGACCTCGTGGACCAGGTCCGCGATGAGCTCAACGTCGTGGAGCTGGCGTCCCTGGCCGACGCCGACGAGCTCGTCGAGGTCGCGGTCAAGCCGAACTTCCGCGAGCTGGGCCGGCGCTTCGGCAAGCGGACCCAGGCGGTCGCATCGGCGATCCAGCAGGCCGACGTAGGTGCGTTCGTCGCGGCGTACCGGAACGGAACCGCGGCGGTCGAGGTGGACGGTGAGCCGGTGCCGATCGGCGGCGACGAGGTGGTCGTCTCCGAGACGCCCCGCTCGGGCTGGGCGGTCGCGTCGGCGGGACCGGACACCGTCGCCCTCGACCTGGAGTTGACGCACGAGCTGCGGCTGCTCGGCCTGGTCCGCGACGTGGTGCGGTTCGTCCAGGACGCACGCAAGAACGCCGGGTTCGAGGTCACCGACCGCATCGCGCTGCACTGGCGGGTCGGCGGCTCCCCCGAACCGGCGGAGGCGGTCCGCCGGCACGCCGGGCAGCTGGCGGCGGAGGTGCTGGCCACCTCGGTCGACGAGGGCGCCCCGGCGTCACCGGAGGGCTACGAGGTCGCCGAGGACGACGACCTCGGCCTCACCATCTGGCTGCGCCGCACCACCCCTTCATGA
- a CDS encoding FtsQ-type POTRA domain-containing protein, which yields MRTLADDRSRQAGRPTGSRRRRPRRRTLIAAALLVVVLAGCYVVFFTALFSVRSVTVTGLSRLTRGQVLAAAAVPRGVPLVRVDTAPVRERVAALPRVAKVEVSRKWPSGLVIAIHERTGVAYVVRDGKPWLVDASGYRFAAVATATGLPRLATADAPRAARRAAVDVVAHLPAALRSITVSVSVTDPDHVTLNLTHNRTALWGGTGQMTIKGRALLALLKRPGTTYDVSTPPVVVVH from the coding sequence GTGAGGACACTCGCCGACGACCGGTCCCGGCAGGCCGGCCGGCCGACGGGGTCGCGCCGGCGTCGGCCGCGGCGTCGCACGTTGATCGCTGCCGCACTGCTCGTCGTCGTCCTCGCCGGCTGCTACGTCGTCTTCTTCACCGCCCTCTTCAGCGTCCGGTCGGTCACCGTGACCGGGCTGTCGCGGCTGACCCGCGGGCAGGTACTCGCCGCGGCCGCTGTGCCGCGCGGCGTCCCGCTGGTGCGCGTCGACACCGCACCGGTGCGCGAGCGGGTGGCGGCGTTGCCCCGGGTCGCGAAGGTCGAGGTCAGCCGCAAGTGGCCGTCGGGGCTCGTGATCGCGATCCACGAACGCACCGGCGTGGCCTACGTCGTCCGTGATGGCAAGCCGTGGCTGGTCGACGCGTCCGGGTATCGCTTCGCCGCGGTCGCGACCGCCACCGGCCTGCCCCGCCTCGCGACGGCCGACGCCCCGCGCGCCGCGCGTCGTGCCGCCGTCGACGTGGTGGCCCATCTGCCGGCCGCACTGCGGTCGATCACCGTGAGCGTCTCGGTCACCGACCCCGACCACGTCACCCTCAACCTCACCCACAACCGCACCGCCCTGTGGGGCGGCACCGGGCAGATGACCATCAAGGGCCGTGCCCTGCTGGCACTGCTCAAGCGACCGGGGACGACGTACGACGTGAGCACCCCGCCGGTCGTCGTCGTCCACTGA